A single window of Mycolicibacterium madagascariense DNA harbors:
- a CDS encoding tyrosine recombinase XerC, with amino-acid sequence MDLILEEFDEYLALQRGRSAHTRRAYLGDLRSLFAFLAERAPDGGLERLTLPVLRSWLAAQTAAGTARTTVARRTSAVKTFTAWAHRRGLLDGDPAERLQVPKARRTLPAVLRQDQARDAMDAATSGAQQDDPLALRDRLIVEMLYATGIRVSELCGLDIDDVDARLRVLRVLGKGNKQRTVPFGEPALVALTSWLADGRPALATSTSGPALLIGVRGRRLDPRQARTVVHQTMAAVDGAPDIGPHGLRHSAATHLLEGGADLRVVQELLGHSSLATTQLYTHVSVARLRAVHDQAHPRA; translated from the coding sequence ATCGACCTGATCCTCGAGGAGTTCGACGAGTACCTCGCATTGCAGCGGGGACGCTCCGCGCACACCCGGCGGGCCTACCTCGGCGACCTCAGATCGCTGTTCGCGTTCCTCGCCGAACGTGCGCCCGACGGCGGGCTCGAGCGGCTCACGCTGCCCGTGCTGCGGTCGTGGCTGGCGGCGCAGACCGCGGCGGGCACGGCGCGGACCACCGTGGCGCGGCGGACGTCGGCGGTCAAGACGTTCACCGCGTGGGCCCACCGCCGCGGCCTGCTCGACGGTGACCCGGCGGAGCGGTTGCAGGTGCCCAAGGCCCGGCGCACGCTGCCCGCGGTGCTGCGTCAGGACCAGGCGCGCGACGCGATGGATGCGGCCACCTCCGGTGCGCAGCAGGACGATCCGCTGGCGCTGCGGGACCGGCTGATCGTGGAGATGTTGTACGCCACCGGAATTCGCGTCAGCGAGCTGTGCGGCCTCGACATCGACGACGTCGACGCGCGCCTGCGGGTGCTGCGGGTCCTCGGCAAGGGGAACAAGCAGCGGACGGTCCCGTTCGGCGAACCCGCTCTCGTCGCGCTCACGTCGTGGCTCGCCGACGGCAGGCCGGCGCTGGCGACGTCGACGTCGGGCCCCGCCCTGCTGATCGGAGTCCGCGGCAGGCGGTTGGACCCTCGCCAGGCCCGCACCGTCGTGCACCAGACCATGGCCGCCGTCGACGGAGCCCCCGACATCGGCCCGCACGGGTTGCGGCACAGTGCCGCAACGCATCTGCTCGAAGGCGGTGCCGACCTGCGGGTGGTCCAGGAGCTGCTGGGTCACTCGTCGCTGGCCACGACGCAGCTCTACACCCACGTGTCCGTGGCGCGGCTGCGCGCGGTGCACGATCAGGCGCATCCGCGGGCGTGA
- a CDS encoding murein hydrolase activator EnvC family protein yields the protein MRFLTVLVVLGTLFAAPARADDGRLQWPLRPRPAVLRAFDPPSVTWGRGHRGVDLAAVAGQPVYAAADGAVVFAGRLAGRPLVSIAHPGGLRTTYEPVQATVAVGQRVVAGAALGVLVAGHPGCGAPACLHWGALWGPASHADYVDPLGLVVTTPIRLKPLGG from the coding sequence ATGCGGTTCCTGACGGTGCTGGTAGTCCTCGGGACGCTGTTCGCGGCGCCGGCGCGCGCCGACGACGGCCGGCTGCAGTGGCCGCTACGCCCCCGGCCCGCCGTGCTGCGGGCGTTCGATCCACCGTCGGTCACGTGGGGGCGCGGTCACCGAGGGGTCGACCTGGCCGCGGTGGCGGGTCAGCCCGTCTACGCCGCGGCCGACGGCGCCGTGGTCTTCGCGGGTCGGTTGGCAGGGCGGCCGCTGGTCTCGATCGCGCACCCCGGCGGGCTGCGCACCACCTATGAACCGGTGCAGGCCACCGTCGCGGTGGGTCAGCGCGTGGTCGCGGGCGCCGCGCTCGGCGTGCTCGTCGCCGGGCACCCCGGCTGCGGTGCGCCCGCCTGCCTGCACTGGGGTGCGCTGTGGGGACCGGCCTCGCACGCGGACTACGTCGACCCGCTCGGGCTGGTGGTGACCACCCCGATCCGGCTCAAACCGCTCGGCGGCTGA
- the rpsB gene encoding 30S ribosomal protein S2 → MAVVTMKQLLDSGTHFGHQTRRWNPKMKRFIFTDRNGIYIIDLQQTLTYIDKAYEFVKETVAHGGSIMFVGTKKQAQESIADEATRVGMPYVNQRWLGGMLTNFSTVHKRLQRMKELEGMEQTGGFEGRTKKEILMLTREKNKLERSLGGIRDMQKVPSAIWVVDTNKEHLAVAEARKLNIPIIAILDTNCDPDLVDYPIPGNDDAIRSAALLTKVVASAVAEGLKARSGAGADKPAADGAEPLAEWEQELLASATATAPAEAGAVAGEPTTDAS, encoded by the coding sequence ATGGCTGTAGTGACCATGAAGCAGCTGCTCGACAGCGGCACCCACTTCGGGCATCAGACCCGTCGCTGGAATCCCAAGATGAAGCGGTTCATATTCACCGACCGCAACGGCATCTACATCATCGACTTGCAGCAGACGCTGACGTACATCGACAAGGCGTACGAATTCGTCAAGGAGACCGTCGCCCACGGCGGCAGCATCATGTTCGTCGGCACCAAGAAGCAGGCGCAGGAGTCCATCGCGGACGAGGCCACCCGGGTCGGGATGCCGTACGTGAACCAGCGCTGGCTCGGCGGCATGCTCACCAACTTCTCCACCGTGCACAAGCGTCTTCAGCGCATGAAGGAGCTCGAGGGCATGGAGCAGACGGGCGGCTTCGAGGGACGCACCAAGAAGGAGATCTTGATGCTGACCCGTGAGAAGAACAAGCTCGAGCGCAGCCTCGGTGGTATCCGCGACATGCAGAAGGTGCCCTCGGCGATCTGGGTCGTCGACACCAACAAGGAGCACCTCGCCGTCGCCGAGGCCCGCAAGCTGAACATCCCGATCATCGCGATCCTCGACACCAACTGCGATCCGGACCTCGTCGACTACCCGATCCCGGGCAACGACGACGCGATCCGCTCGGCCGCACTGCTCACCAAGGTGGTCGCCTCCGCGGTCGCCGAGGGGCTCAAGGCGCGCTCCGGCGCCGGTGCCGACAAGCCCGCCGCGGACGGCGCCGAGCCGCTGGCGGAGTGGGAGCAGGAGCTGCTCGCCTCCGCGACGGCCACCGCCCCTGCCGAGGCAGGCGCGGTCGCCGGCGAACCGACCACCGACGCATCCTGA
- the tsf gene encoding translation elongation factor Ts: MANYTAADVKRLREVTGSGMLDCKNALVEADGDFDKAVEVLRIKGAKDVGKRAERATAEGLVAAQGGALIELNSETDFVAKNAEFQAVAAQIVAAAAESKTTDVDALKAAKAGDKTVEEVIAELSAKIGEKLELRRVAYFDGTVEAYLHKRSSDLPPAVGVLVEYTGGTPEVAHAVALQVASMKAKYLTRDDVPADAVANERRIAEETAKEEGKPEQALPKIVEGRLTGFFKDVVLLEQQAIADDKKTVKALIEDAGLTVTRFVRFEVGRS; the protein is encoded by the coding sequence ATGGCTAACTACACCGCTGCCGACGTCAAGCGTCTGCGGGAGGTGACCGGCTCGGGCATGCTCGACTGCAAGAACGCCCTGGTCGAGGCCGATGGCGACTTCGACAAGGCCGTCGAGGTGCTGCGCATCAAGGGCGCCAAGGACGTCGGCAAGCGCGCTGAGCGCGCCACGGCCGAAGGTCTGGTGGCGGCTCAGGGCGGCGCGCTCATCGAGCTCAACTCAGAGACCGACTTCGTCGCGAAGAACGCGGAGTTCCAGGCCGTCGCCGCGCAGATCGTGGCCGCAGCCGCGGAGTCCAAGACCACCGACGTCGACGCATTGAAGGCCGCCAAGGCGGGCGACAAGACCGTCGAAGAGGTCATCGCCGAACTGTCGGCGAAGATCGGCGAAAAGCTCGAACTGCGCCGCGTCGCGTACTTCGACGGCACCGTCGAGGCGTACCTGCACAAGCGGTCCTCGGACCTGCCCCCGGCCGTCGGCGTGCTCGTCGAGTACACCGGCGGCACCCCGGAGGTCGCGCACGCCGTCGCCCTGCAGGTGGCGTCGATGAAGGCCAAGTACCTCACGCGTGACGACGTCCCCGCCGACGCCGTCGCCAACGAGCGCCGCATCGCCGAGGAGACCGCGAAGGAGGAGGGCAAGCCGGAACAGGCGCTGCCCAAGATCGTCGAGGGTCGACTCACCGGCTTCTTCAAGGACGTCGTCCTGCTCGAGCAGCAGGCGATCGCCGACGACAAGAAGACCGTCAAGGCCCTGATCGAGGATGCCGGACTGACCGTCACCCGGTTCGTCCGCTTCGAGGTCGGTCGCTCCTAG
- a CDS encoding ABC transporter permease has product MDSTAPTTVRSPAIASASGNTFGYLIRFALANIRRRPERFALSVLGIALAIACVVVVRTISSSFAITGADSVSDVLHGAQLWVVPAAGVHYDPDAQALVANGPAPALTVPAGWTGTRTPSGVTTVNGTSVSVRGSDRIPSGRASFGSGLATRLNLPQGAPIVIGGRNLVVDVDGGGQSVTVSTDLATSLVGDNGWWTLVAPAGQEQSRNLGQVVGEATGLPATSDPSVQPDPRGAGLIYDTVGGSGPLTFDQKFSALFSGKVTGSTLGLISTIGLVLGFVIAVSSFLAAVQERKREFGIMSSIGLADEVLYFFLVESAIVFVAAYLVGVLGAGVAVALVIPSIATPVAWLQAAGMVAAFIPAMAIVGALVPVHRLLQHRPVDLLGDR; this is encoded by the coding sequence GTGGACTCCACTGCGCCCACGACCGTTCGATCACCGGCGATCGCCTCCGCCTCCGGCAATACCTTCGGGTACCTGATCCGGTTCGCGCTGGCGAATATTCGTCGTAGGCCCGAACGGTTTGCGCTTTCTGTGCTCGGCATCGCGCTGGCGATTGCCTGCGTCGTCGTCGTGCGCACCATCTCCTCGAGCTTCGCGATCACCGGCGCCGACTCGGTGAGCGACGTGCTGCACGGCGCCCAACTGTGGGTGGTGCCCGCCGCGGGCGTGCACTACGACCCCGACGCGCAGGCGCTGGTCGCCAACGGACCCGCACCGGCGCTGACCGTGCCCGCCGGCTGGACGGGAACCCGCACGCCGTCGGGTGTCACGACGGTGAACGGCACCTCGGTCTCGGTGCGCGGAAGTGACCGAATCCCCTCCGGCCGAGCCTCTTTCGGGTCGGGACTGGCCACTAGACTCAACCTTCCGCAGGGTGCGCCCATCGTCATCGGCGGTCGCAACCTGGTCGTCGACGTCGATGGCGGCGGGCAGTCCGTGACGGTGTCCACGGACCTGGCCACGTCCCTCGTCGGGGACAACGGGTGGTGGACGTTGGTCGCTCCTGCTGGGCAGGAGCAGAGTCGCAACCTCGGGCAGGTCGTCGGCGAGGCGACGGGGTTGCCCGCGACGTCGGACCCCTCGGTGCAGCCGGACCCCCGCGGCGCCGGACTCATCTACGACACCGTGGGCGGCTCGGGACCCCTGACGTTCGACCAGAAGTTCTCGGCGCTGTTCTCTGGCAAGGTCACCGGGTCCACCCTCGGCCTCATCTCCACCATCGGGCTCGTCCTCGGCTTCGTCATCGCGGTGTCGTCGTTCCTGGCGGCGGTCCAGGAACGCAAACGCGAATTCGGCATCATGTCGAGCATCGGCCTGGCCGACGAGGTGCTGTACTTCTTCCTCGTCGAATCCGCCATCGTCTTCGTCGCCGCCTACCTGGTGGGCGTGCTCGGTGCGGGAGTGGCCGTCGCCCTGGTGATTCCCAGCATCGCGACGCCGGTCGCGTGGTTGCAGGCGGCGGGCATGGTGGCCGCCTTCATCCCCGCCATGGCCATCGTCGGTGCGCTGGTGCCGGTGCACCGGCTGCTGCAACACCGGCCCGTGGATCTGCTGGGGGACCGCTGA
- a CDS encoding ABC transporter permease has protein sequence MLTKGLAYGWLAARRRIGEMVLPVVTTATGAFLVVMVFGMSDGIKAQSASLGHAAEIGRAIVLIAVMVLLVGVVEVAVATTRTVAHRTRELGVLGANGIPRAPVVTALLVEPVIAAVLGALVGAVLALVATVVLGATGFVPTGVSISGLVTGSGIAVVVSIVAALATSIIPTWTAASRPPIRSLSAGG, from the coding sequence GTGTTGACCAAGGGTCTGGCCTACGGCTGGCTGGCCGCGCGGCGGCGCATCGGCGAGATGGTGTTGCCGGTGGTCACCACCGCGACGGGAGCCTTCCTCGTCGTGATGGTGTTCGGCATGTCCGACGGAATCAAGGCCCAGTCGGCGTCGCTCGGACACGCCGCCGAGATCGGCAGGGCCATCGTGCTGATCGCGGTCATGGTGCTCCTCGTCGGCGTCGTCGAGGTCGCCGTCGCCACCACGCGGACCGTCGCGCACCGCACCAGGGAGCTCGGGGTGTTGGGCGCCAACGGAATTCCCCGCGCGCCGGTGGTGACGGCGCTGCTCGTCGAGCCGGTGATCGCCGCGGTGCTCGGGGCGCTCGTCGGGGCGGTGCTCGCCCTGGTCGCCACCGTCGTCCTGGGTGCCACGGGTTTCGTGCCGACCGGGGTCTCGATCTCCGGTCTGGTGACCGGCTCCGGCATCGCCGTCGTCGTGAGCATCGTCGCCGCACTGGCCACCAGCATCATCCCCACGTGGACCGCAGCGTCGCGCCCACCCATCCGTTCGCTCTCCGCAGGAGGCTAG
- a CDS encoding ABC transporter ATP-binding protein yields MTVTKDTDGGTDVAAATGPASSAPTDASPVIEISDVWKLHKLGDEVVKALVAAELRVMPGEFVCLMGPSGSGKSTLLNIIGGLDRPTKGSVMVAGKDTGLLTESQFAALRHDTIGFIFQSYNLIPFLSAVENVELPLMFEPYDRKSLRKRALELLDLVGLSHRIDHQPTKMSGGEQQRTAIARSLISNPTLVLADEPTANLDHKTGETVVRMLRDLCSTIGVTVVASTHDPIVAEEASRVVRMRDGQIVN; encoded by the coding sequence ATGACGGTCACCAAGGACACCGACGGCGGCACGGACGTCGCCGCCGCCACCGGGCCCGCGTCGAGCGCGCCGACCGATGCGTCGCCGGTCATCGAGATCTCCGACGTCTGGAAGTTGCACAAACTCGGCGACGAGGTCGTCAAGGCCCTCGTCGCGGCCGAACTCCGGGTCATGCCAGGCGAATTCGTCTGCCTGATGGGCCCGAGCGGCAGCGGCAAGTCCACGCTCCTCAACATCATCGGCGGGCTCGACCGGCCGACGAAGGGTTCGGTGATGGTCGCGGGCAAGGACACCGGGCTGCTCACCGAGAGCCAGTTCGCCGCGCTGCGCCACGACACCATCGGCTTCATCTTTCAGAGCTACAACCTCATCCCGTTCCTGTCCGCGGTGGAGAACGTCGAGCTGCCGTTGATGTTCGAGCCGTATGACCGAAAGTCGTTGCGCAAGCGCGCCTTGGAGCTGCTCGACCTCGTCGGGTTGAGCCACCGCATCGACCACCAGCCCACCAAGATGTCCGGTGGCGAACAGCAGCGCACGGCCATCGCGCGCTCGCTCATCAGCAATCCGACTCTGGTCCTCGCCGACGAACCGACGGCGAACCTGGACCACAAGACGGGGGAGACGGTCGTGCGGATGCTGCGCGACCTGTGCTCGACCATCGGCGTCACCGTCGTCGCCAGCACCCACGACCCGATCGTCGCGGAGGAAGCAAGCCGCGTCGTCCGGATGCGGGACGGACAGATCGTCAACTGA
- a CDS encoding APC family permease produces MTQELQTSASGSRDSFLPAELVPEQVLPKVMTTFGLVATYVFIICWISNSSVMAAGGWTAIPMWILGIITFLVPAGMAVAELGNLWPGEGGVYIWATRTMGETWGFVGGYLSWIPVILVTASTPAIMLQFLLLAFHAQLGLTVSIILQLVLLWAFVGLALAKLAANQRVVKTVFLFYLVLTAVIFVSGLIYALKNGSGTPFDAHAATVPDFTGAGFLYGTVLLYLLGVETPYNMGAEFLSVRKSGPKMVIWGSVALVAIYLLTTLGTMMVLPSDQIDPVTGVIGMLGKAAPKGVMEVAAILFSCILFVIMVTYQVAYSRLIFVSGLERHLPRIFTHLNPRTRNPVTALLIQGVISSLILVGLYSQSSMANVTVFIQGGMSTVWLISGFFFLVPVLVARKKYADRYASEQFWRIPGGTVGVWITVIIGTLGTIGGIYYSFAKSWLKEVGDGVWMTWTGSISVGMALLGVVVYFFGRRSAHKTSSEDALAHLAVLDLGNTQTTKSES; encoded by the coding sequence ATGACACAGGAACTGCAGACGTCCGCGTCAGGTTCGAGAGACTCGTTCCTGCCCGCCGAACTGGTCCCCGAACAGGTACTGCCGAAGGTGATGACGACCTTCGGTCTGGTCGCCACCTACGTGTTCATCATCTGCTGGATCAGCAACTCGTCGGTGATGGCGGCAGGTGGCTGGACGGCAATCCCGATGTGGATCCTCGGCATCATCACCTTCCTGGTGCCCGCGGGCATGGCGGTGGCCGAGCTCGGCAACCTGTGGCCCGGTGAAGGCGGTGTGTACATCTGGGCCACCCGCACCATGGGTGAGACATGGGGTTTCGTCGGCGGCTATCTGTCGTGGATCCCGGTGATCCTCGTGACCGCGTCGACGCCGGCGATCATGCTGCAGTTCCTGCTCCTGGCCTTCCACGCTCAGCTCGGTTTGACGGTGAGCATCATCCTGCAGCTGGTGCTCCTGTGGGCCTTCGTCGGCCTGGCGCTCGCCAAGCTGGCCGCCAACCAGCGCGTCGTGAAGACGGTCTTCCTCTTCTACCTGGTGTTGACGGCGGTCATCTTCGTCTCCGGCCTGATCTACGCCCTCAAGAACGGTTCCGGCACACCGTTCGACGCGCACGCCGCCACGGTGCCCGACTTCACGGGCGCCGGCTTCCTGTACGGCACCGTGCTGCTGTACCTGCTGGGCGTCGAGACGCCGTACAACATGGGCGCGGAGTTCCTCTCGGTGCGCAAGTCCGGCCCGAAGATGGTCATCTGGGGCTCCGTCGCGCTGGTCGCCATCTACCTGCTGACCACCCTCGGCACGATGATGGTGCTGCCGTCCGACCAGATCGACCCGGTCACCGGCGTCATCGGCATGCTCGGCAAGGCCGCTCCCAAGGGCGTGATGGAGGTCGCGGCGATCCTGTTCTCCTGCATCCTGTTCGTCATCATGGTGACCTACCAGGTGGCGTATTCGCGGCTGATCTTCGTCTCCGGCCTGGAGCGCCACCTGCCGCGCATCTTCACCCATCTCAACCCGCGTACCCGCAACCCGGTGACCGCTCTGCTGATCCAGGGTGTGATCTCGTCGCTGATCCTCGTCGGGCTCTACTCGCAGAGCAGCATGGCCAACGTCACCGTGTTCATCCAGGGTGGCATGTCCACCGTGTGGCTGATCTCCGGGTTCTTCTTCCTCGTCCCGGTCCTCGTCGCACGCAAGAAGTACGCCGATCGCTATGCCAGCGAGCAGTTCTGGCGGATTCCGGGCGGCACGGTGGGCGTGTGGATCACGGTCATCATCGGCACCCTGGGCACCATCGGCGGCATCTACTACTCGTTCGCGAAGTCGTGGCTCAAGGAGGTGGGCGACGGCGTGTGGATGACGTGGACCGGCAGCATCTCGGTGGGCATGGCCCTGCTCGGTGTGGTGGTCTACTTCTTCGGTCGCCGCTCGGCGCACAAGACGAGCAGCGAGGATGCGCTCGCGCATCTGGCGGTCCTCGATCTCGGCAACACCCAGACCACGAAGTCGGAGAGCTGA
- a CDS encoding primary-amine oxidase, with translation MTLDSSTLSADTTAAKPNYPLDPLSGEEIQSAAAVIMGSEYASPTLKFVMIHLAEPAKTADLTFAGLDVPRCAFATMYDGAAKMVYEAVVDLGARVIESWKAIPGRFPSYLVEHMTGVEEKVREDPRWQEAMRKRGVTDFSLAMIDPWPAGYYGQGDHYDNSPLICRPLTFMRAAPSEHGYARPVEGLIVTFDLDAMEIIGIEDHGVVPLPPTAGNYDERFMFDPNNRPAFSEFRDGVKPIEITQPEGPSFTVDGWKVEWQKWSMRIGFNPREGITLHEVTYTDRGETRPIMYRGSLSEMVVPYGDTSPTHWNKNVFDMGEVGMGFSANPLTLGCDCLGEIHYFDGTVNDSDGNAVTIPNAICMHEEDYGISWKHTDFRTQEVEVRRSRRLVVSMICTVGNYEYGFFWYFYNDASIEVEVKLSGVLTTGAVEVGAEAPRWGKLVAPGIYGPNHQHFFNFRLDMSVDGPKNSVYEVDSIPEPDPALNPHHNAWITRDTLVASEAEGARDWNWQTGRYWKIANPSKTNELGASTAYKLVPKEIVPVMVQEGSYIYDRARFVQHNLWVTKYDEAEKFAAGDYMYQSAEAQGLPEYVADDAPLENTDVVLWYTLGAHHIVRPEDWPVMPCAYTGFHLKPIGFFDGNPALDIPPTPPKACHAAHHAGLPVAERALES, from the coding sequence ATGACATTGGACAGCAGCACCCTGAGCGCGGACACCACCGCCGCCAAGCCGAACTATCCGCTGGACCCCTTGTCCGGCGAGGAGATCCAGTCGGCCGCAGCCGTCATCATGGGGTCCGAATATGCCTCGCCCACTTTGAAGTTCGTGATGATCCACCTGGCGGAGCCGGCAAAGACCGCGGACCTGACCTTCGCGGGTCTCGACGTTCCGCGGTGCGCCTTCGCCACGATGTACGACGGCGCGGCGAAGATGGTGTACGAGGCGGTCGTCGACCTCGGGGCACGGGTCATCGAGTCCTGGAAGGCCATTCCGGGTCGCTTCCCCTCCTATCTGGTCGAGCACATGACCGGGGTCGAGGAGAAGGTCCGCGAGGACCCGCGCTGGCAGGAGGCGATGCGCAAACGCGGTGTCACCGACTTCAGCCTCGCGATGATCGACCCCTGGCCCGCAGGGTATTACGGGCAGGGCGACCACTACGACAACTCGCCGTTGATCTGCCGCCCGCTGACCTTCATGCGGGCCGCACCCTCCGAACACGGCTACGCGCGTCCGGTCGAGGGGCTGATCGTGACGTTCGATCTGGACGCCATGGAGATCATCGGCATCGAGGACCACGGCGTCGTTCCGCTGCCGCCCACGGCGGGCAACTACGACGAGCGGTTCATGTTCGATCCGAACAACCGGCCCGCCTTCTCCGAGTTCCGCGACGGCGTCAAGCCGATCGAGATCACCCAGCCCGAGGGGCCGAGTTTCACGGTCGACGGCTGGAAGGTGGAGTGGCAGAAGTGGTCCATGCGCATCGGGTTCAATCCGCGCGAGGGCATCACGCTGCACGAGGTGACCTACACCGACCGCGGCGAGACCCGGCCGATCATGTACCGCGGCTCGCTGTCGGAGATGGTGGTGCCCTACGGCGACACGTCGCCGACGCACTGGAACAAGAACGTGTTCGACATGGGCGAGGTGGGGATGGGCTTCTCGGCCAACCCGTTGACCCTGGGGTGTGACTGCCTCGGCGAGATCCACTACTTCGACGGCACCGTGAACGACTCCGACGGCAACGCGGTGACGATTCCGAACGCGATCTGCATGCACGAGGAGGACTACGGAATCTCCTGGAAGCACACCGATTTTCGCACGCAGGAGGTCGAGGTCCGGCGGTCGCGCCGGCTGGTCGTGTCGATGATCTGCACCGTCGGCAACTACGAGTACGGCTTCTTCTGGTACTTCTACAACGACGCCTCGATCGAGGTCGAGGTCAAGCTGTCCGGTGTCCTCACCACCGGCGCCGTCGAGGTGGGTGCCGAGGCGCCGCGCTGGGGCAAGCTCGTCGCACCGGGCATCTACGGTCCGAACCATCAGCACTTCTTCAACTTCCGGCTCGACATGAGCGTCGACGGACCGAAGAACAGTGTGTACGAGGTGGATTCGATACCCGAGCCCGACCCGGCGCTCAATCCCCACCACAACGCGTGGATCACCAGGGACACGCTGGTGGCCTCGGAGGCCGAAGGTGCCCGTGACTGGAATTGGCAGACGGGGCGCTACTGGAAGATCGCCAACCCGTCGAAGACCAACGAACTCGGGGCGTCGACGGCATACAAGTTGGTGCCCAAGGAGATCGTGCCGGTGATGGTGCAGGAGGGCTCCTACATCTACGACCGGGCGCGCTTCGTGCAGCACAACCTCTGGGTCACGAAGTACGACGAGGCCGAGAAGTTCGCGGCGGGTGACTACATGTACCAGTCCGCCGAGGCGCAGGGCCTGCCCGAGTACGTCGCCGACGACGCACCGCTGGAGAACACCGACGTCGTGCTCTGGTACACCCTCGGTGCCCACCACATCGTGCGGCCGGAGGACTGGCCCGTGATGCCGTGCGCGTACACGGGATTCCACCTCAAGCCCATTGGCTTCTTCGACGGCAATCCGGCACTGGACATCCCGCCGACGCCGCCGAAGGCGTGCCACGCGGCGCACCACGCCGGCCTGCCGGTCGCGGAGCGGGCGCTGGAGTCCTGA
- a CDS encoding MarR family winged helix-turn-helix transcriptional regulator, whose product MIDMSVEEGQPLGYLLHRVATALRSEVTDAVLEPLGLTFPQYICMRILDHSPGRSNAELARDVNVSPQAMNMVVRGLQDRGLVDRPASVSAGRSLPAELTRDGRALLARIDSGVREAERNVLAPLNERDRSQFRRLLAELG is encoded by the coding sequence ATGATTGACATGTCAGTCGAAGAGGGTCAGCCGCTGGGCTATCTTCTGCACCGGGTGGCGACGGCCCTGCGCTCCGAGGTGACCGACGCCGTTCTCGAACCCCTCGGGCTGACGTTCCCGCAGTACATCTGCATGCGGATCCTCGACCACTCCCCCGGCAGGTCCAACGCCGAACTGGCACGCGACGTGAACGTCTCCCCGCAGGCGATGAACATGGTCGTCCGCGGGCTGCAGGATCGTGGCCTGGTGGACCGGCCCGCCTCGGTGTCGGCCGGTCGGTCCCTGCCCGCGGAACTCACCCGCGACGGGCGCGCACTGCTCGCCCGCATCGACTCCGGTGTGCGCGAAGCCGAACGAAACGTGTTGGCGCCCTTGAACGAACGCGACCGGAGTCAGTTCCGGCGACTGCTCGCCGAGCTGGGCTGA
- a CDS encoding class I SAM-dependent methyltransferase: protein MTRPSDAMFESAYRGEAPEIGEGSKPPWSIGEPQPEIAALIAAGRFHGDVLDAGCGEAATALALAERGFTTVGLDQSPTAIELARAEAQRRGLTTATFDVADISAFTGYDGRFGTIVDSTLFHSMPVELRDGYQQSIVRAAAPGASYFVLVFDRAALPSDGPVNPVTEQELRDVVGRYWVIDEVRPARIHAKVPPSFREGFEAFAHADVRDEANGCTSVGAWLLSAHLG, encoded by the coding sequence ATGACTCGACCCAGTGACGCCATGTTCGAATCCGCCTACCGCGGCGAGGCTCCCGAGATCGGCGAGGGCAGCAAGCCGCCGTGGAGCATCGGTGAGCCGCAACCCGAGATCGCGGCGCTGATCGCCGCGGGCAGGTTTCACGGTGACGTGCTCGACGCGGGCTGCGGGGAGGCGGCGACCGCGCTGGCGCTCGCCGAACGGGGCTTCACGACGGTGGGCCTGGACCAGTCGCCCACGGCGATCGAGCTGGCCCGCGCCGAGGCGCAGCGGCGCGGTCTGACCACCGCGACCTTCGACGTCGCCGACATCAGCGCCTTCACCGGGTACGACGGCCGGTTCGGCACGATCGTCGACTCGACGCTCTTCCACAGCATGCCGGTCGAGCTGCGGGACGGGTACCAGCAGTCGATCGTCCGCGCGGCCGCGCCGGGGGCGTCCTACTTCGTGTTGGTCTTCGACCGTGCCGCCCTGCCGTCGGACGGGCCCGTCAACCCTGTCACCGAGCAGGAGTTGCGCGACGTCGTCGGCCGCTACTGGGTGATCGACGAGGTGCGCCCCGCCCGCATCCACGCCAAGGTGCCCCCATCCTTCCGCGAGGGCTTCGAGGCGTTCGCCCACGCCGACGTCCGCGACGAGGCCAACGGTTGCACGTCGGTCGGCGCCTGGCTGCTGTCCGCCCACCTCGGCTGA